The nucleotide sequence GTGTCTAAACCTTCTCGTTTAATTTTTTGGTTCAGCTTGGGAAAATAATGGCATAAGGTTTGAACCAGTTTTTGACACCCATAGTTCAATACATCCGTAGTTGGCAAGCGCAAACGATTTTCATAATCTTTGATAATTTGGGGAATTTCTGCTGGTGTCAGATTTTCGTGGCTTAAGGCGATCGCAATCACCTGAGATTGGGAGATTGCCTCAATCAGTTGAATTTCACTTTCAACAGTAGGCATAGCCAAATTAGGAAAATCACACCGGAATTCTCTGGCAGGCGGATGTTGAAGAATAACGCCATCGGGCATACATCCCTTTAAAATAGCAACAGAACTCATAAAGGCAGGATGACTGACTGCGCTTTGTCCTTCGACTAAAATGATGTCGGGATGTTCGTTATCGAAAGCCTGAATAACCGCATTTTCTATTTCACCGATCGCAAATTGGGAAACTAGAGCATCCATTGATACGCCATACCTTGCCCCTTGCATTAAGCTAGTTTGTCCTGTGGCAATCATTATCGATTTGATTCCCAGGCTATTTAAGGCTTTGTTTAGTTCCACTGCGGTAGTCCTTTTACCGCAAGCACAATCTGTACCGAGAAAGGCAATCACAGGCACATTTACTCTAGAGATTTGACCACTAAAGATATGCAAATCTTCTAATTGGGGAGGCTTTCGGATGTCTTTAATTTGAATACCGCATTGCACAGCCATGTGGACAAACTCTGGATCTTCGGAAAAAAATTGATGAAGACCGTTAATAATATCCATGCCTTTTGCCATAGCTTCTAAGATTAGAGATCTTTCATCTATGGATATAGAAGCCTCTAAGGGAGCTTTTCCATAAATGTAACAGTTGGGAACTGCTGAAAGTTGACTCAAAGCTTCATGCAAATTGGCAAAAATGGGAATATCGCTTTTTTTGTCCCCTAATTCTTCGCCTGCATCCTTACCAGCTAACGAGCTATCAATAACCCCAACAATGTTATAGATTTCAGAGTGCCGAACCAACCCGGCGGCAGTTTTTCCATCCACTAAGCCAAATTGATTTTCACAGTAAACTAAAGCGGTTTCTTTAACGATCGCCATTCAATTAATTTCCTTCAATTTTTTCCCAAACCATCCAGAAGCTGGTTCAAGTTACCAAGCTTCTGTGCCGTCTAAAGTTTTATCTATATTTGAAAAACTCGCATCAACTTTGGCTTATTTGAAGCCGGTAATTTCTTCGCATTTCATAAAAATCTGATGCAGCAAAAGCTACATAATTTAGTAAATCTGTTGAAAAGCCTAAGTAATGTTGATTTTGCGGCGGAAATCTCAAGCTCTAATTGAGTCTCAGTCTAAACTTGGCTTGCATTAATCCTAACACAATATTGCTGTTTTGCATTAAGCTGCTTGAACCAGAAGCATTTGAAGCGATCGAGATGTTGTTCGTTTCACGTCAGTTACATAGTCTTTGCTGCAAAAAATGGCATTGCTGATTTGAAGTATGAATTGTTGATTGTTGATTGTTGATTGTTGATTGTTGATTGGGTTTTCTTTCGCCCTGAACTATTCCTATTTGGGGTGTCAACCTAGTTCATACCTTGATTCAGCAACGCCCAAAAAATTAGTCTAATTATTCCAGGTTTGGTAACAACTACAATCAGTACAATAGAAGTTGGTGGTCACCAGAATCAGGGGAATGATATGTCAGCGCGACTTTTACTCGTCGATGATGAGCCAGGATTGCGAGAAGCAGTACAAGCTTACTTGGAAGATAGTGGTTTTACTGTTGACGTAGCCAGTAATGCGCGGGATGCATGGGAGATACTGCAACAACGCTCTCCAGAACTGGTTATCTCCGATCTAATGATGCCCCAAGTAGATGGGTATCAATTTTTAAAGCAAATGCGCGAAGATCCCCGATTCAAGGCGTTACCTGTCATTTTTTTGACAGCTAGGGGTATGAAAAGCGATCGCATACAAGGTTATCAAGCTGGGTGTGATGCTTACATTCCCAAACCTTTTGAACCAGATGAACTAGTAGCCATAGTCGAAAACTTACTGCAACGCCGCAGCGCTTCTGCGAGTGGTGATGGAACCACCACTGATTTTGAAGGTCTTGCCCGTCAAATCGATGAAATTAGAAGAATATTGCAAAGTGGTAGCAGTATAGTTACTACCCCTTCTGCCATTAAAATTGACCTGACTCCCCGCGAACAGAGTGTTTTAGACTTGGTAGCTAAGGGATTAATGAACAAAGAAATTGCCAAGCAACTTAGTACCAGCGTTCGCAATATTGAAAAGTACGTCAGTCGCTTATTTAGTAAAACTGGAACTAATAGTCGGACTGAATTAGTCCGGTTTGCTTTGGAACATGGCTTAACCAAATAGCTGTAGACACGTTAGATGTAAGATCTCTCAAAGTGCTTGATTTTTAAGGAGTTGCTGAATCAAGGTATGAACTAGTGCATGAAGTCAGAAGTCAGTGCTTCGACAGGCTCAGCAGCCAGTCAGAAGTCAAAATAGTGAGAGATCGGGGCGAAAGAAAACCCAATCAACAATCAACAATCAACAATTAACAATCAACAATTAACAACTTGCAGCAAATCACCCCATCTTTGCTTCTGCGGACTGCTGGCGATAGACAAGCTTCAAAAGTATCGCAACTATGACTATTTTGGCAATTTCTAATAACCAGTAGCCAGTGTGCATCTGATTCATGGAGTTGGGAATGCTATTGGCTGTGTCAAATAAATTGAGCTTCATCCCTAAAGCACTCATATGGGGAGTCAGAAAATAGGTGTACCCCAAGACTATATCTAGTAAAATTGCTGCTAAAACTATCAGGTTTTGCCAGGATTTTCCCACTACTGCATATTGGTTTTGTAAAGCTAATAAACCTGTCAGGATCAAAGCTGCACAAACTAATTCAACTCGATTAAAAATCCCAAATATTGTATATCCGGCTGTAGCAAAACCATCTTGGCTCATCATCCCAGTAGCATACAGCGTAGGCATAATTAATAGATCTATTACCAGGCTAGCACTGAGCCAAAAAGATAAAGCCGATAGAATTATAACTACCCATTTAGATGGTGTGTTCCTGAAGTCAGATCTAAAATTCATCTGTTTGCCCCTAATTTGTCCCTTTAGTTTTAGCTTAACCAAAATTGCTGGTAAAAAATTTAAAGTTTTTACCAGCAAACAGATTAAAAAACATTACGTTTGATGGTGATTATTAAAGTTAATTGACTTAACTAATTAACTAAACTAGTAAGTCAAGTTGTATCATTAGGTACTCTTGCTCACTAGTTGATTCTGCCATAATTAATCTGTCTGTAGGTATGCAAGCTGGTACGCCTACAACATATACTCTGACTTACTTTGTTCTTATCATGCTCAGTCGCGTTGCTAATTCTATTTATTGGCTAAACCGTTATGTAGAAAGAGCAGAAAATGTTGCTCGCTTTATCGATGTTAATCTTAACCTCTTGTTAGATTCTCCCACTGGCATAATTCAACAATGGGAGCCATTAGTCCATACTACGGGAGATATAGAACTATTTCGCGAACGGTATGGAACCGCAACCCCAGAAAATGCCATTCAGTTTCTGGCGTTTGATAAAACTTACCCAAATTCAATTATTTCTTGCTTGTCTGCTGCTAGAGAAAATGCCCGTTCGATTAGAGAAGTAATTTCGTCAGAAATGTGGCAAAGGCTGAATACCTTCTATTTTCTAGTCAAAGATGCGGCTCAGTCACCACCGCTATCTGCTTTATCTGAGTTTTTTGCAGAAGTAAAGATGTCAAGTCACCTCTTTTCTGGAGTGACTGACGCGACTATGACTCATAATGAAGGGTGGCACTTTGGACAAATTGGTAGATTTTTAGAGAGAGCAGATAAAACCGCTCGCATCTTGGATGTAAAATATTATATTCTTCTGCCTTCAGTCAAAGATATTGGCACTACTTTAGATGAAATTCAGTGGATGGCTTTGCTCAAATCAGCTAGTGCTTACGAAATGTATCGAAAATGGGGTCAACATCGGATTAAGCCGATCGCAGTCACCGAATTTTTGATTCTAAATCGTGAATTCCCCCGTTCTATCCAGTTTTGCTTATTACAAGCCGAGCGATCGCTGCACCAAATAACTGGTACTCCAGTGGGAACTTGGAATCAGAGTGTCGAAAGGGCTGTGGGGAAAATTCGCTCAGAATTAGAGTATTTAACCATTGAAGAAATTGTCAAAATGGGTTTACACGAGTTTCTTGATGGACTGCAAAGTCAGATTAATAATGTGGGAGCAGGTATTTATCAAGCTTTCTTTGCTTTAAATGCGATAGATTCCTTTTCGCCATCACAAACTCAAACCCAAAGCAACGTTATGATTCGCTGGTAAACTTACCTAAATTGCCCGATTAGATGACTCACCTGTGCAATATCAAATCAGCCATTCGACTACATACGATTTTAGCCAACCCGTCACCCTAAAGCCTCATATTATTAGATTACAACCGCGATCTGATAGTTGGCAAACAGTGGCAAGTTTTCAAATCGGGATTATTCCCCAACCAGCTAACGTGTCTCGCAGCATCGATTTAGATGGCAATAACACGATCAAAATTTGGTTCGATCCAGATCGAACGACTAAACAACTATCGATCCAAATCCAGTCACAGGTTGAAACTCATTGTACTAATCCCTTTGACTATCTTTTAGAAGATTGGGCTACCTTTTTACCAATAGACTATCCCAGTTCGCTCCAATCCCAACTCTATCCCTATTTGGCAGGTAAATGGGGTAGATGGGGACTAGATTCTTTAGCGATAGATTTGGGGGAGGAAATTGCGGAAAAGACGAGTAATAATGTGTTCGATTTTTTAATAGAACTGAACCAGCGTATTTACGATCGCTGTGACAAGATTATTCGCGAAACAGGGGAACCGTTACCCCCGAAAATGACTTGGGAACAACAAGCGGGGTCTTGTCGAGATTTAGCGATATTATTTATGGAAATATGCCGGAGCGTGGGATTAGCGACTAGGTTTGTCAGTGGCTACCACGAAGGAGATATTAGTAACCCCCACGCCGATCTGCACGCTTGGGTAGAAGTATATTTACCAGGGGCTGGGTGGCGCGGTTACGATCCTTTATATGGATTAGCTGTGAGCGATCGCCATGTGGCTTTAGCAGCTAGTGCGATTCCTAAAGCTACAGCCCCTGTGGAAGGTAAAACTAGTGTTAATGGGGGAAATTCGCATCTTTCCTACCAAGTTTCTGTCTGTCGGGTTGGGGGTGGTTGATGAGCGATCGCTCCCACCTATAATCAAACACTAACGAAAAATCAGGCTTTCTCCCCCTTGTCCTCCTTGTCCCTTTCAGACCAGTAATCTTAAAAACCTACCCTTGAAAGGAGGGAACACCATATCGCCTCTCAATACCTACTCGTATTAGACTCAACTGAGAACCGCTATCACACATTAAAATGAAAGTAGCTATTACTGGAGCCACTGGTTTTGTTGGTAAACGTCTCGTTGAACGCTTACAAGCTGAAAACCATGAAGTATTGATATTAACCCGCCACGTTGAGACAGCCAAGAAAATTTTTCCTCAAGCAGAAGCGATCGCCTATAATCCAACTGAGTCTGGCGATTGGCAACAAGCTATTTCCAGTTGCGATGCAGTAGTTAATTTGGCTGGAGAACCTTTGGCTGAGGGACGTTGGAGTCCTAAGAAAAAGCAAGATATTCTCGATAGTCGGAAGTTAGGAACTCAAAAAATTGTAGAAGCTATAGCTCAAGCCAATCCTAGACCGCAAGTGCTAATTAATCCTTCAGCGATTGGCTATTATGGGACTAGCGAAACAGCTACTTTTACAGAAACTAGTCCTTCTGGTAGCGATTTTTTGGCTCAAGTTTGTCAAAACTGGGAATCTGAAGCTGAAAAAGTCAAAAATGCAGGTACTAGACTAGTTATCTTGCGTTTTGGGATCGTTTTAGGTCAAGGTGGAGCTTTAGGCAAGATGCTAGCACCTTTCCAGATGTTTGCAGGTGGTCCGATAGGTAGTGGTCGTCAGTGGGTATCTTGGATTCATATCGACGATTTAGTGAATTTAATCCTCTACTGTCTCCAGCACCCTGAAATTTCAGGGGTTTTTAACGCCACATCTCCTAACCCAGTCCGCATGGCAGAATTTTGTCAAATTCTGGGTGCAACGATTAACCGTCCCTCTTGGTTACCAGTCCCGAATATTGCCTTAGAACTATTATTAGGTGAAGGAGCAATGGTAGTTTTAGAAGGTCAAAAAGTTATCCCCAACGGCACAATATCTACAGGATTTAATTACACTTATTCACAGTTAAAACCAGCGATGGAAAATGTGATTAATCATCAGTAACAATGTCCACCTACTGAACCAGCGATCGCGATTTTAAAGGTGCGATCGCTAAATGTTATTCCAGCACAATTTTGGGGAAAGCTAGATCTATATACCTAATTTCTGGAAATATCAGTGTTAGTAGGTTGATTGAATCAATATGAAATTGTCCAACCCAATTAGGGGGTCAAAAAAAATAGATCCAGAACGCGATCGAAACTTCGGCGGATTACCCCTACGCTTAGTTTTAGTATTGCCTTTTGTACTACAAATTGTTAGTGCTGTAGGATTGGTGGGTTATCTTTCTTTTAGAAATGGTCAGCAAGCTGTTAATGACCTGGCGGATCGGTTGATGGATAAAAATAGTAATTTAATATCTGAACACCTCAATAACTATTTAGAAACTCCTCAAAAAATCAATCAAATTAATCTCGATGCCATTGACCTGAACTTATTGAATTTAAAAGATTTCAAGACCGCAGGGCACTACTTTGCCAAACAAATACAAGCTTACTCAGATATATCTTTTATTGGTTATGCTTTGACAACAGGAGAATATGCTGGTGCTGGCAAATATTTAGCAGGACAGGGAATTACAATAGATGAACTTTCCCCAGCTACCCAGTGGAAAACCTATACCTATGCTACCAATAGTCGAGGCGATCGCACCAAAGTAGCAGCAGTTTCCGATAGCTACGAGCCTTTAGAAGAAGCTTGGTACAAAGATGCAGTCAAAATAGGCAAGCTAAGATGGACTTCTGTTTTCAACTGGGAAGATAATCCTGACATTTTGGCGGCTACAATTAATAGTCCAATCTATGACAAAAATCATCAGTTAATTGGTGTAATTGGAATCGATCTCATTTTAGGTAGTATTAGCGATTTCCTCCAACAATTAAAAATTAGCACAACAGCGAAGAGTTTTATTATTGAGCGGGATGGATTGCTAATCGGTAGTTCCAGTATAGAAAAACCTTTCACCCTAGTCAATGGTGTAGCCAAAAGACTTAATGCGATCAACAGTTCCGACTCTCAAATTAAAGAAACAGCCAAGTATTTACAACAAAAATTTGGTGGTTTTCCAGAGATTAAAGAGGTACAAAAATTAGATTTCCAATTAGGAGAAACCCGCCAATTCGTGCGCGTAATTCCCTGGAAAGATAACTTTGGTTTGGATTGGTTAGTAGTAACTACTATCCCTGAATCAGACTTCATGGATCAGATTCATGCCAACAGTCAGACGACGATCCTTTTATGTTTTTTAGCATTATTAATAGCCACCTTTCTCGGTCTAATTACTTCTCGTTGGATTACGCAACCAATTAGCAGATTGAGTCAAGCCTCAGCCGCGATCGCTGATGGTAATCTTCAGCAACAAGTAAGTTTTAAAGTAATTAGCGAACTGGGAACTTTAGCTAATTCTTTTAACCAAATGGCACAACAATTACAAACATCTTTTGCTAGTCTAGATCTAACTAATGAACAATTAGCCAAAGCTAATCAAGAACTAGCCAATACCAATGAAGAATTAGAAATAAGAGTAAAAGAAAGAACTACAGAACTACAAGAAGCCAAAAACACCGCAGAGTTAGCCAATAGTGCTAAAAGTCAATTCCTGGCTAATATGAGTCACGAACTGCGAACCCCCCTGAACGCTATCCTTGGTTTTAGTCAACTGATGAACCGCGAAGCATCTTTGACGAAGCAACAACAAGATAATCTCAGTATTATCAATCGTAGTGGTGAACACTTGCTATCATTGATTAATGACATTCTAGATTTAGCTAAAATCGAGTCAGGAAATACGGCTCTCTATCCCACAGATTTTGATTTATATGCGACCTTAGACTTAATTGCAGAAATGTTAAGTTTAAAAGCGGAATCTAAAGGATTAAAATTCACAATTCAGCGATCGCCAGATGTCCCTCAATATATTAAAACTGATGACAAAAAACTGCGTCAAATTCTGCTCAATTTAATAGGTAATGCCATCAAATTTACTACATATGGCAGTGTGACTTTACGAGTAAGATTAGGAGAGAAGTCAGAAGTCAGCACTTCGACAAGCTCAGTCACCAGTCAGAAGTCAGAAGTTAGGATAAATCAGCAAGAATTCACTCAAATTGAATTTGAAGTTGAAGATACAGGACCAGGTATTGCACCTGAAGAAATAGATACTTTATTTACAGCTTTTATTCAAACAGACATAGGCAAACAATTGGAAGAAGGAACGGGTTTAGGTTTGCCAATTAGTCAAAAGTTTGTTGAACTAATGGGAGGTAAAATTAATGTTACTTCTGTTGTAGGTCAAGGTACAGTCTTTGAATTTGATATCCAAGTCGAGTCTAGCAAAATCGCTAAGATTCACCCTCACAAATCCACTAAACGAGTCATTGGACTAAAACCTAATCAACCAGAATATCGCATTTTAGTAGTAGACGATCGCTGGGAAAATCGTCAACTATTGCTGAAATTACTCGAACCAATTGGCTTTCAAGTTAAAGAAGCCAGTAATGGACTAGAAGCTGTTGAACTTTGGCAAAATTGGGAACCTCATCTAATCTGGATGGATATGAGAATGCCTGTCATGAATGGCTATCAAGCTACTATGGAGATTAAATCACACCTTAAGGGTCAAGCTACAGTGATTCTGGCTTTAACTGCTAGTACTCTCGAACAAGAAAAAGCCGTCGTTCTCTCAGCAGGTTGTGACGATTTTGTCCGCAAGCCTTTTCATGAGGCAGAAATCTTTGAGAAAATGGCTCATTACATAGGTGTGCATTACATTTATCAAGAGATTCACTGGGAGGAAAGCGCTGAATCTGCCAAGGTTGAACACTTAACAGCCGAAGCTTTAGCTATGATGCCAGATGAATGGTTACTCCAACTGTCAGAAGCTGCCGCCTTAATCAATAATCAACTAATTTCTCAATTATTATTGCAAATACCCGCAGAATATCAAACTCTAGCCAGAGCCATCCAGCAACAAATAGATGAGTTTGATTTCGATCGCATTATGAATCTCGCTCAAGCAGCCGTCAATTTATGAATACCCATCAGCCAAAGACCTTTTGCACAAATATTTTAGTAGTTGATGATATCCCAGATAATTTGCGGTTTTTGTCAGCATCTCTAATAGAGCGCGGCTATCAGGTTCGATGTGCTAAAAATGGAGCAATGGCGCTGATTACAGCGCAAAAAGACCCGCCAGATCTAATTTTGCTGGATATTAAAATGCCAGCGATGAATGGATATGAAGTTTGTCAACATCTCAAAGCCAATGAGCAAACTCGTAATATTCCGGTTAT is from Merismopedia glauca CCAP 1448/3 and encodes:
- a CDS encoding DUF1611 domain-containing protein, which encodes MAIVKETALVYCENQFGLVDGKTAAGLVRHSEIYNIVGVIDSSLAGKDAGEELGDKKSDIPIFANLHEALSQLSAVPNCYIYGKAPLEASISIDERSLILEAMAKGMDIINGLHQFFSEDPEFVHMAVQCGIQIKDIRKPPQLEDLHIFSGQISRVNVPVIAFLGTDCACGKRTTAVELNKALNSLGIKSIMIATGQTSLMQGARYGVSMDALVSQFAIGEIENAVIQAFDNEHPDIILVEGQSAVSHPAFMSSVAILKGCMPDGVILQHPPAREFRCDFPNLAMPTVESEIQLIEAISQSQVIAIALSHENLTPAEIPQIIKDYENRLRLPTTDVLNYGCQKLVQTLCHYFPKLNQKIKREGLDTIPLLAMR
- a CDS encoding response regulator transcription factor, whose translation is MSARLLLVDDEPGLREAVQAYLEDSGFTVDVASNARDAWEILQQRSPELVISDLMMPQVDGYQFLKQMREDPRFKALPVIFLTARGMKSDRIQGYQAGCDAYIPKPFEPDELVAIVENLLQRRSASASGDGTTTDFEGLARQIDEIRRILQSGSSIVTTPSAIKIDLTPREQSVLDLVAKGLMNKEIAKQLSTSVRNIEKYVSRLFSKTGTNSRTELVRFALEHGLTK
- the thyD gene encoding thylakoid membrane protein ThyD, producing the protein MKVAITGATGFVGKRLVERLQAENHEVLILTRHVETAKKIFPQAEAIAYNPTESGDWQQAISSCDAVVNLAGEPLAEGRWSPKKKQDILDSRKLGTQKIVEAIAQANPRPQVLINPSAIGYYGTSETATFTETSPSGSDFLAQVCQNWESEAEKVKNAGTRLVILRFGIVLGQGGALGKMLAPFQMFAGGPIGSGRQWVSWIHIDDLVNLILYCLQHPEISGVFNATSPNPVRMAEFCQILGATINRPSWLPVPNIALELLLGEGAMVVLEGQKVIPNGTISTGFNYTYSQLKPAMENVINHQ
- a CDS encoding transglutaminase family protein, with product MQYQISHSTTYDFSQPVTLKPHIIRLQPRSDSWQTVASFQIGIIPQPANVSRSIDLDGNNTIKIWFDPDRTTKQLSIQIQSQVETHCTNPFDYLLEDWATFLPIDYPSSLQSQLYPYLAGKWGRWGLDSLAIDLGEEIAEKTSNNVFDFLIELNQRIYDRCDKIIRETGEPLPPKMTWEQQAGSCRDLAILFMEICRSVGLATRFVSGYHEGDISNPHADLHAWVEVYLPGAGWRGYDPLYGLAVSDRHVALAASAIPKATAPVEGKTSVNGGNSHLSYQVSVCRVGGG
- a CDS encoding ATP-binding protein, whose amino-acid sequence is MKLSNPIRGSKKIDPERDRNFGGLPLRLVLVLPFVLQIVSAVGLVGYLSFRNGQQAVNDLADRLMDKNSNLISEHLNNYLETPQKINQINLDAIDLNLLNLKDFKTAGHYFAKQIQAYSDISFIGYALTTGEYAGAGKYLAGQGITIDELSPATQWKTYTYATNSRGDRTKVAAVSDSYEPLEEAWYKDAVKIGKLRWTSVFNWEDNPDILAATINSPIYDKNHQLIGVIGIDLILGSISDFLQQLKISTTAKSFIIERDGLLIGSSSIEKPFTLVNGVAKRLNAINSSDSQIKETAKYLQQKFGGFPEIKEVQKLDFQLGETRQFVRVIPWKDNFGLDWLVVTTIPESDFMDQIHANSQTTILLCFLALLIATFLGLITSRWITQPISRLSQASAAIADGNLQQQVSFKVISELGTLANSFNQMAQQLQTSFASLDLTNEQLAKANQELANTNEELEIRVKERTTELQEAKNTAELANSAKSQFLANMSHELRTPLNAILGFSQLMNREASLTKQQQDNLSIINRSGEHLLSLINDILDLAKIESGNTALYPTDFDLYATLDLIAEMLSLKAESKGLKFTIQRSPDVPQYIKTDDKKLRQILLNLIGNAIKFTTYGSVTLRVRLGEKSEVSTSTSSVTSQKSEVRINQQEFTQIEFEVEDTGPGIAPEEIDTLFTAFIQTDIGKQLEEGTGLGLPISQKFVELMGGKINVTSVVGQGTVFEFDIQVESSKIAKIHPHKSTKRVIGLKPNQPEYRILVVDDRWENRQLLLKLLEPIGFQVKEASNGLEAVELWQNWEPHLIWMDMRMPVMNGYQATMEIKSHLKGQATVILALTASTLEQEKAVVLSAGCDDFVRKPFHEAEIFEKMAHYIGVHYIYQEIHWEESAESAKVEHLTAEALAMMPDEWLLQLSEAAALINNQLISQLLLQIPAEYQTLARAIQQQIDEFDFDRIMNLAQAAVNL
- a CDS encoding alpha-E domain-containing protein, which gives rise to MLSRVANSIYWLNRYVERAENVARFIDVNLNLLLDSPTGIIQQWEPLVHTTGDIELFRERYGTATPENAIQFLAFDKTYPNSIISCLSAARENARSIREVISSEMWQRLNTFYFLVKDAAQSPPLSALSEFFAEVKMSSHLFSGVTDATMTHNEGWHFGQIGRFLERADKTARILDVKYYILLPSVKDIGTTLDEIQWMALLKSASAYEMYRKWGQHRIKPIAVTEFLILNREFPRSIQFCLLQAERSLHQITGTPVGTWNQSVERAVGKIRSELEYLTIEEIVKMGLHEFLDGLQSQINNVGAGIYQAFFALNAIDSFSPSQTQTQSNVMIRW